Proteins from one Desulfocurvus vexinensis DSM 17965 genomic window:
- a CDS encoding beta-ketoacyl-ACP synthase III — protein sequence MPAYICGVGFHVPAHTVTNHDLEQRVDTSDEWIVTRTGIRQRHISQGELTSDLGAQAARAALADAGLTADAVTHILCATCTPDSYCPNTATQIARKLDLRGRMAVDLNAACSGYLYSLQTARALVTLDPRAVVLVVASEVLSSRVNWADRTTCVLFGDGAGAAIVCGEKSGRGVEIIDALLESDGQYGELLTILGGGSARPYTLGEPVGEDFFIQMNGREVFKVAVRSMTDVCQRMLARHGLGVDDLDMFVAHQANLRIIEAVGKKLDLPAEKVFANVQRYGNTSAASVGIALAEGCADGTFGPGQRVLLTTFGSGFTWGAVLLQF from the coding sequence ATGCCAGCATATATTTGCGGAGTCGGATTCCACGTTCCCGCGCACACCGTCACCAACCACGACCTGGAACAGCGCGTGGACACCAGCGACGAGTGGATCGTCACCCGCACGGGCATCCGCCAGCGCCACATCAGCCAGGGCGAGCTGACCTCGGACCTGGGCGCCCAGGCCGCCCGCGCGGCCCTGGCCGACGCCGGGCTGACCGCGGACGCCGTGACGCACATCCTGTGCGCCACCTGCACCCCCGACTCCTACTGCCCCAACACCGCCACCCAGATCGCCCGCAAGCTCGACCTGCGCGGGCGCATGGCCGTGGACCTCAACGCCGCCTGCTCCGGCTACCTCTACAGCCTGCAGACCGCCCGGGCCCTGGTCACCCTGGACCCCAGGGCCGTGGTGCTGGTGGTGGCCTCCGAGGTGCTCTCCTCGCGCGTCAACTGGGCCGACCGCACCACCTGCGTGCTCTTCGGCGACGGGGCCGGGGCGGCCATCGTGTGCGGCGAGAAATCCGGGCGCGGCGTGGAGATCATCGACGCCCTGCTGGAATCCGACGGCCAGTACGGGGAGCTGCTGACCATCCTGGGCGGCGGCTCGGCCCGGCCCTATACCCTGGGCGAGCCCGTGGGTGAGGACTTCTTCATCCAGATGAACGGGCGCGAGGTCTTCAAGGTCGCCGTGCGCAGCATGACCGACGTGTGCCAGCGCATGCTCGCCCGCCACGGCCTGGGCGTGGACGACCTGGACATGTTCGTGGCCCATCAGGCCAATTTGCGCATCATCGAGGCCGTGGGCAAGAAGCTCGACCTGCCCGCCGAGAAGGTCTTCGCCAACGTGCAGCGCTACGGCAACACGTCCGCCGCCAGCGTGGGCATCGCCCTGGCCGAGGGCTGCGCCGACGGCACCTTCGGCCCCGGCCAGCGCGTGCTGCTGACGACCTTCGGCTCCGGGTTCACCTGGGGCGCGGTGCTGCTCCAATTTTAA
- the plsX gene encoding phosphate acyltransferase PlsX: protein MANSTPRIAVDAMGGDHGPGVNVPGALAAAREQGLRLLLVGDQTALEAELARHDTAGLDVEIVHASEVAAMSDKPSDVLRRKKDSSIQVACRLVKEGRADGVVSAGNSGASVACGMFVIGRVKGVLRPAFAGILPTVKNPTILLDVGANVDSRPEHLFQFAFLGDVLARDVLRYDSPRVGILSIGEEEGKGNTQVKEAFEMLKASPLRFLGNVEGRDIFTGDVDVVVCDGFVGNVALKLAEGLASNMGKVLKRELTGSLLGRIGTLLAMGRLKRFARFADYAEYGGAPLLGLQGIVIVCHGASSPKAISSAVKMAGRFVASGANEHIRQALEANRDLTRT from the coding sequence ATGGCGAATAGCACCCCGCGCATCGCCGTGGACGCCATGGGCGGCGACCACGGCCCCGGGGTCAACGTCCCTGGGGCCCTGGCCGCCGCTCGTGAGCAGGGCCTGCGCCTGCTGCTGGTGGGCGACCAGACCGCGCTGGAAGCGGAACTCGCCCGCCACGACACCGCCGGGCTGGACGTGGAAATCGTCCACGCCTCGGAGGTTGCCGCCATGTCCGACAAGCCGTCGGACGTCTTGCGGCGCAAGAAGGATTCCTCCATCCAGGTGGCCTGCCGCCTGGTCAAGGAGGGCCGCGCCGATGGCGTGGTCAGCGCCGGGAACTCGGGCGCGTCCGTGGCCTGCGGGATGTTCGTCATCGGCAGGGTCAAGGGCGTGTTGCGCCCCGCGTTCGCGGGCATCCTGCCCACGGTGAAGAACCCCACGATCCTGCTGGACGTGGGCGCCAACGTGGACTCGCGCCCCGAGCACCTCTTCCAGTTCGCCTTTCTGGGCGACGTGCTGGCGCGCGACGTGCTGCGCTACGACTCCCCCCGGGTGGGCATCCTGTCCATCGGCGAGGAGGAGGGCAAGGGCAACACCCAGGTCAAGGAAGCCTTCGAGATGCTCAAGGCCTCCCCGCTGCGCTTCCTGGGCAACGTCGAGGGCCGCGACATCTTCACCGGCGACGTGGACGTGGTGGTCTGCGACGGGTTCGTGGGCAACGTGGCCCTCAAGCTGGCCGAAGGCCTGGCCTCCAACATGGGCAAGGTCTTGAAGCGCGAGCTGACCGGCAGCCTGCTGGGGCGCATCGGCACCCTGCTGGCCATGGGCCGCCTCAAGCGCTTCGCCCGTTTCGCGGACTATGCCGAATACGGCGGGGCCCCGCTTCTGGGGCTCCAGGGCATCGTCATCGTCTGCCACGGCGCCTCCAGCCCCAAGGCCATTTCCAGCGCGGTCAAGATGGCCGGGCGCTTCGTGGCCAGCGGCGCCAACGAGCACATCCGCCAGGCCCTCGAGGCGAACCGGGACCTCACCCGGACCTAG
- the rpmF gene encoding 50S ribosomal protein L32, which yields MAVPKKKTSKSRKGMRRAHDHVAKPTVIYCECGEPTVPHRVCASCGVYKGKQMIAVDNGE from the coding sequence ATGGCTGTTCCCAAAAAGAAGACCTCCAAGTCCAGGAAGGGCATGCGCCGTGCCCACGACCACGTCGCCAAGCCCACCGTGATCTACTGCGAGTGCGGTGAGCCCACCGTGCCCCACCGCGTCTGCGCGAGCTGCGGCGTGTACAAGGGCAAGCAGATGATCGCCGTGGACAATGGCGAATAG
- a CDS encoding YceD family protein, producing MIKSIWLDISDIPAEGREFSFDDQAIWTEPAAAFGVDVAFGSPLAAVVRVWPHGRGATMSGKLTGQVTLPCARCAQPAPSPLDQDFEVSEDLDDEDGAGQPLLRERDGKIELDAGAVLWEQFVLALPGKPLCAPGCKGLCATCGADLNLEPCACKTEGGDQRLAALRGLTITGRKN from the coding sequence ATGATAAAAAGCATTTGGCTGGACATTTCCGACATCCCGGCGGAAGGCCGGGAGTTTTCGTTTGACGACCAGGCGATCTGGACCGAACCCGCCGCCGCCTTCGGCGTGGACGTGGCCTTCGGCTCGCCCCTGGCGGCGGTCGTGCGCGTCTGGCCCCATGGCCGGGGCGCGACCATGTCCGGCAAGCTCACGGGACAGGTGACCCTGCCCTGCGCGCGCTGCGCCCAGCCCGCCCCCAGCCCCCTCGACCAGGACTTCGAGGTTTCCGAGGACCTGGACGACGAGGACGGCGCGGGCCAGCCCCTGCTGCGCGAGCGGGACGGAAAAATTGAACTTGACGCAGGGGCCGTCCTCTGGGAACAGTTCGTCCTCGCCCTGCCCGGCAAGCCCCTGTGCGCCCCGGGCTGCAAGGGCCTGTGCGCCACCTGCGGCGCGGACCTGAACCTTGAGCCCTGCGCCTGCAAGACCGAGGGCGGGGACCAGCGCCTGGCCGCCCTGCGCGGCCTGACCATCACCGGACGCAAGAACTAG
- the rpmB gene encoding 50S ribosomal protein L28, which produces MSHTCDICGKRPQVGNNVSHANNKTKRRFMPNLQHVRVQLDNGSVQRMNVCTRCIRSGAVAKPVAKAPAQAAS; this is translated from the coding sequence ATGAGCCATACGTGTGACATCTGCGGCAAGCGCCCCCAGGTCGGCAACAACGTCAGCCACGCCAACAACAAGACCAAGCGCCGCTTCATGCCCAACCTGCAGCACGTGCGCGTGCAGCTGGACAACGGCTCCGTGCAGCGCATGAACGTCTGCACCCGCTGCATCCGCTCCGGCGCCGTGGCCAAGCCCGTGGCCAAGGCCCCGGCCCAGGCCGCCTCCTAG
- a CDS encoding acetyltransferase yields the protein MDAIFIIGASGHAKVVIDIVERQGRWRVAGLIDARLPAGAVHFGCPVLGDEAALAELARAHGVRALLVAVGDNAVRARVVERAQTLAPELAFATAVHPAASVARGAEVGPGSVVMPGAVLGPDARVGRHCIVNTGAMLDHDGVLDDYASLGPGAVLGGNARVGAFAHVGLGASVIHGVTVGEHAVLGAGAVAVRDVPARVVALGIPARAVRGREPGERYY from the coding sequence GTGGACGCCATCTTCATCATCGGCGCGTCGGGCCACGCCAAGGTGGTCATCGACATCGTGGAACGCCAGGGCCGCTGGCGCGTGGCGGGGCTCATCGACGCCCGGTTGCCCGCCGGGGCCGTGCACTTCGGCTGCCCGGTGCTGGGCGACGAGGCCGCCCTGGCCGAGCTGGCCCGGGCCCACGGGGTGCGCGCGCTGCTGGTGGCCGTGGGCGACAACGCCGTGCGCGCCCGGGTGGTGGAGCGCGCCCAGACCCTGGCCCCGGAGCTGGCCTTCGCCACGGCGGTGCACCCGGCAGCCAGCGTGGCCCGGGGCGCCGAGGTCGGCCCGGGCAGCGTGGTCATGCCCGGAGCCGTGCTCGGGCCCGACGCGCGCGTGGGGCGCCACTGCATCGTCAATACCGGCGCCATGCTGGACCACGACGGGGTGCTGGACGACTACGCCAGCCTGGGCCCCGGGGCGGTGCTTGGCGGCAACGCGCGCGTGGGCGCCTTCGCCCATGTGGGCCTCGGAGCCTCGGTGATCCACGGCGTGACCGTGGGCGAACACGCCGTGCTGGGCGCGGGCGCCGTGGCCGTGCGCGACGTGCCCGCGCGGGTGGTGGCCCTGGGCATCCCGGCGCGGGCCGTGCGCGGGCGCGAGCCCGGCGAACGCTACTACTAG
- the gltX gene encoding glutamate--tRNA ligase: protein MSKVVTRFPPSPTGFLHIGGARTALFNWLFARGRGGEFVLRIEDTDQARSTPEMTQAIVDGMTWLGLNWDHGPYLQSDRTELYNQYIERLIASGHAYYCDCTPEAVDAMRETAKAAGKKPKYDGSCRNRNLGPGPGRVVRFRAPEGLCAWADMVKGPMEMDFEEMVDDFVIRRGNGSPMYNLAVVVDDAEMGVTHIIRGEDHLSNTPKQIALYLALGLPVPAFGHLPMIFGPDRKKLSKRHGAMSVMEYEAMGFLPEAVVNYLLRLGWGHGDQELFTRQEMIELFSEKGLGTSPAMFDMAKLEAVSAHYIKEADPARLAGLLPRFLAELGVADPDPARLAAAVPLYQPRAKTLREMAEGMAFFFAPDQALEHDAEALAKFVTPESAPLLEAAARLVEEAPVFEPEPLEESFKTWLDGQGLKFKAVAQPVRVALSGRTFSPGLFEMMLVLGRESTVRRLRRAAALAGA from the coding sequence ATGAGCAAGGTGGTCACCAGGTTCCCCCCCAGCCCCACGGGCTTTCTGCACATCGGTGGCGCGCGCACCGCGCTGTTCAACTGGCTCTTCGCCCGGGGCCGGGGCGGCGAGTTCGTCCTGCGCATCGAGGACACCGACCAGGCCCGCTCCACCCCCGAAATGACCCAGGCCATCGTGGACGGCATGACCTGGCTCGGCCTGAACTGGGACCACGGGCCCTACCTGCAAAGCGACCGCACCGAGCTGTACAACCAGTACATCGAGCGGCTCATCGCCTCGGGCCACGCCTACTACTGCGACTGCACCCCCGAGGCCGTGGACGCCATGCGCGAAACCGCCAAGGCCGCAGGCAAAAAGCCCAAGTACGACGGCAGCTGCCGCAACAGGAACCTGGGCCCCGGCCCGGGCCGGGTGGTCCGCTTCCGCGCGCCCGAGGGCCTGTGCGCCTGGGCCGACATGGTCAAGGGCCCCATGGAAATGGACTTCGAGGAGATGGTGGACGACTTCGTCATCCGCCGGGGTAACGGCTCGCCCATGTACAACCTGGCCGTGGTGGTGGACGACGCCGAAATGGGCGTGACGCACATCATCCGCGGCGAGGACCACCTCTCCAACACGCCCAAGCAGATCGCCCTGTACCTGGCCCTGGGCCTGCCTGTGCCCGCCTTCGGGCACCTGCCCATGATCTTCGGGCCCGACCGCAAGAAGCTCTCCAAGCGCCACGGCGCCATGAGCGTCATGGAATACGAGGCCATGGGCTTCCTGCCCGAGGCCGTGGTCAACTACCTGCTGCGCCTGGGCTGGGGCCACGGCGACCAGGAGCTGTTCACCCGCCAGGAGATGATCGAGCTGTTCTCCGAAAAAGGCCTGGGCACCTCCCCGGCCATGTTCGACATGGCCAAGCTCGAAGCCGTGAGCGCCCATTACATCAAGGAAGCCGACCCCGCGCGCCTGGCCGGGCTGCTGCCGCGCTTCCTGGCCGAGCTGGGTGTGGCCGACCCCGACCCCGCGCGGCTGGCGGCGGCGGTGCCGCTCTACCAGCCCCGGGCCAAGACGCTGCGCGAAATGGCCGAGGGCATGGCCTTCTTCTTCGCGCCCGACCAGGCCCTGGAGCACGACGCCGAGGCCCTGGCCAAGTTCGTCACGCCCGAAAGCGCGCCGCTGCTGGAGGCCGCCGCGCGGCTGGTGGAAGAGGCCCCGGTGTTCGAGCCCGAGCCCCTGGAAGAGAGCTTCAAGACCTGGCTGGACGGCCAGGGTCTGAAGTTCAAGGCCGTGGCCCAGCCGGTGCGCGTGGCCCTGTCGGGCCGCACGTTCTCGCCCGGGCTGTTCGAGATGATGCTCGTGCTGGGCCGCGAGTCCACCGTGCGCCGCCTGCGCCGGGCCGCAGCCCTGGCCGGGGCCTAG
- a CDS encoding NifU family protein, whose amino-acid sequence MRERVEQALAKVRPALRADGGDVELVEVTPEGVVRVRLTGACKGCPMAGQTLRLGVERVVLKEVPEAVRVEAA is encoded by the coding sequence ATGCGCGAAAGAGTCGAACAGGCCCTGGCCAAGGTCCGCCCCGCCCTGCGCGCCGATGGCGGCGACGTGGAGCTGGTGGAGGTCACGCCCGAGGGCGTGGTCCGCGTGCGGCTGACCGGCGCCTGCAAGGGCTGCCCCATGGCGGGCCAGACCCTGCGCCTGGGCGTGGAGCGCGTGGTGCTCAAGGAAGTTCCCGAGGCCGTGCGCGTGGAGGCCGCCTAG
- a CDS encoding winged helix-turn-helix domain-containing protein, which produces MLTELFTSKTRVKLLLKLFLNPSVSCYLRELAKEFAVAPSAIKEELDSLTSAGYLEREQQGRSVYYAANTRHPFFPEIHSIVRKTLGIDRIVDQILTKVGQFEAVYLLDDYAEGRDSGIIDVLVVGDVDRVRLEQLCAVAETKINRKIRTMVVGPREFEASKDVYMRRPHWKVV; this is translated from the coding sequence ATGCTCACCGAGCTGTTCACCTCCAAGACGCGCGTCAAGCTGCTGCTCAAGCTGTTCCTGAACCCCAGCGTTTCGTGCTATCTGCGCGAGCTGGCCAAGGAGTTCGCCGTGGCGCCCTCGGCCATCAAGGAGGAACTGGACAGCCTGACCAGCGCCGGATACCTGGAGCGCGAGCAGCAGGGCCGCAGCGTCTACTACGCGGCCAACACCAGGCACCCGTTTTTTCCGGAAATCCATTCCATCGTGCGCAAGACCCTGGGCATCGACCGCATCGTGGACCAGATCCTGACCAAGGTCGGGCAGTTCGAGGCCGTGTACCTGCTGGACGACTACGCCGAGGGCCGCGACTCGGGCATCATCGACGTGCTGGTGGTGGGCGATGTGGACAGGGTCCGGCTGGAGCAGCTCTGCGCCGTGGCCGAAACGAAGATCAATCGGAAAATCAGAACAATGGTCGTCGGGCCCCGGGAGTTCGAGGCCAGCAAAGACGTGTACATGCGCAGGCCGCATTGGAAGGTCGTGTGA
- a CDS encoding ABC transporter ATP-binding protein gives MNEKTVSSQQGHAQAPPRLRIFGLTGPRVALFFGLSALAALLEGFGIAMFLPVLEFVEKGRDLEALAAQSWMWAWLVEAFRRMDMEVTLTALLVAAVGMMLLRTGAMYARQVYTAWLGQTVLHTARSRLFAACMALDYGRFTLLSSGTIINLLTTEAQRAAVSYSTLFQMISNGVVVLGFFGVLLWLSVPLTLLAAACLGVSAVVVAFFVRHTRDYSYRTTDANAAYSRMVLERLGGFRLIKLTATADREAASARRASGRVRGLLYRLAQINASVELIMEVLALLVGGIILSVAVGVLGMGLAEVGLFVLILLRLLPLTKEVMKSRQSFQASAGSRATVVEGFTAFAAQQEPGGGGRPFAHLRQGIRFEGVTFAYDNAARPALRDVTLDIPAGRVTALVGRSGAGKTSLADLVIRLRVPGQGRVLYDGVDGAEFDLTSLRKSMAYVSQDAAILDDSVAENLRFANPEASPEQLWEALERAQAAAFVRALPEGLDTRLGERGVLLSGGQKQRLALARVFLQQTSVLILDEPTSALDSETERDIQKVLAELRAEGSVTVLIIAHRLSTIRDADLIVVMKDGGVVEQGHHAGLLAQGGWYARMCAMQNGDGESPESLD, from the coding sequence GTGAACGAAAAGACGGTTTCCAGTCAGCAGGGGCACGCGCAGGCGCCGCCCCGGCTGCGCATCTTCGGGTTGACCGGGCCGCGCGTGGCCCTGTTTTTCGGGCTCTCCGCCCTGGCGGCCCTGCTGGAGGGCTTTGGCATCGCCATGTTCCTGCCGGTGCTGGAGTTCGTGGAGAAGGGCCGCGACCTGGAGGCCCTGGCCGCGCAGTCGTGGATGTGGGCCTGGCTCGTCGAGGCCTTCCGCCGCATGGACATGGAGGTGACGCTCACCGCGCTGCTGGTGGCGGCTGTGGGCATGATGCTGCTGCGCACGGGGGCCATGTACGCGCGCCAGGTCTACACCGCCTGGCTGGGCCAGACCGTTCTGCACACCGCGCGCTCCCGGCTGTTCGCCGCCTGCATGGCCCTGGACTATGGCCGCTTCACGCTGCTGTCCAGCGGCACGATCATCAACCTGCTGACCACCGAGGCCCAGCGCGCGGCGGTCAGCTACTCCACGCTGTTCCAGATGATCTCCAACGGCGTGGTGGTGCTGGGCTTTTTCGGCGTGCTGCTGTGGCTGTCCGTGCCGCTGACCCTGCTGGCTGCGGCCTGCCTGGGCGTTTCGGCGGTGGTGGTGGCCTTTTTCGTGCGCCATACGCGCGACTACAGCTACCGGACCACCGACGCCAACGCCGCGTATTCGCGCATGGTGCTCGAACGCCTGGGCGGCTTCCGGCTCATCAAGCTCACCGCCACGGCGGACCGCGAGGCGGCCAGCGCGCGCCGGGCCTCGGGCCGGGTGCGCGGCCTGCTCTACCGCCTGGCGCAGATCAACGCCAGCGTGGAGCTGATCATGGAGGTCCTGGCGCTGCTGGTGGGCGGCATCATCCTGTCCGTGGCCGTGGGCGTGCTGGGCATGGGGCTGGCCGAGGTCGGGCTGTTCGTGCTCATCCTGCTGCGCCTGCTGCCCCTGACCAAGGAGGTCATGAAGTCGCGCCAGTCCTTCCAGGCTTCTGCCGGCAGCCGGGCGACGGTCGTCGAGGGATTCACGGCCTTCGCGGCGCAGCAGGAGCCGGGCGGGGGCGGGCGGCCCTTTGCGCACCTGCGCCAGGGCATCCGTTTCGAGGGCGTGACCTTCGCCTACGACAACGCCGCCCGGCCCGCCCTGCGCGACGTGACCCTGGACATCCCCGCAGGCAGGGTCACGGCCCTGGTGGGCCGCTCCGGCGCGGGCAAGACCTCCCTGGCCGACCTGGTCATCCGCCTGCGCGTGCCCGGGCAGGGCCGCGTGCTCTACGACGGGGTGGACGGCGCGGAATTCGACCTGACCTCGCTGCGCAAGAGCATGGCCTACGTGTCGCAGGACGCTGCCATCCTGGACGATTCCGTGGCCGAGAACCTGCGCTTCGCCAACCCCGAGGCCAGCCCGGAGCAGCTCTGGGAGGCCCTGGAGCGGGCCCAGGCGGCGGCCTTCGTGCGCGCCCTGCCCGAGGGCCTGGACACCCGGCTGGGCGAGCGCGGGGTCCTGCTCTCCGGCGGGCAGAAGCAGCGCCTGGCCCTGGCGCGCGTGTTCCTCCAGCAGACCAGCGTGCTCATCCTCGACGAGCCCACCAGCGCCCTGGACTCCGAGACCGAGCGCGACATCCAGAAGGTGCTGGCCGAGCTGCGCGCCGAGGGCAGCGTCACCGTGCTGATCATCGCCCACCGCCTGTCCACCATCCGCGACGCGGACCTGATCGTGGTCATGAAGGACGGGGGCGTTGTGGAACAGGGGCACCACGCGGGTCTGCTGGCCCAGGGCGGCTGGTACGCGCGCATGTGCGCCATGCAGAACGGGGACGGCGAGTCCCCGGAGTCGCTGGACTGA
- a CDS encoding NAD-dependent 4,6-dehydratase LegB yields the protein MDLRGKKILVTGADGFIGSHLTEELVRQGHDVRAFVLYNSFNSWGWLDHSEPGVRKSLDVFAGDVRDPNGVRTAMRGCDVVFHLAALIAIPYSYHSPDTYVDTNVKGTLNVVQAARDLGVARVVHTSTSEVYGTARYVPIDEEHPLQGQSPYSASKIGADQIALSFHRSFDTPVTVARPFNTYGPRQSARAVIPTVITQIRAGARTLKLGSLHPTRDFNYVADTVGGFLALAGADAAVGQVVNVGSAFEVSIGDTVRLIAEVMGAQVEVSTDDQRVRPEKSEVERLFASNDKVRALTGWSPEFAGLDGFRRGLERTARWFADPENLRLYKADIYNI from the coding sequence ATGGACCTTCGCGGCAAAAAGATTCTCGTCACCGGCGCCGACGGCTTCATCGGCTCGCACCTCACCGAGGAGCTGGTGCGCCAGGGCCACGACGTGCGGGCCTTCGTGCTCTACAATTCCTTCAATTCCTGGGGCTGGCTGGACCACAGCGAACCCGGGGTGCGCAAGAGCCTGGACGTGTTCGCCGGGGACGTGCGCGATCCGAACGGCGTGCGCACGGCCATGCGCGGCTGCGACGTGGTCTTCCACCTGGCGGCGCTCATCGCCATCCCCTATTCCTACCATTCGCCGGACACCTACGTGGACACCAACGTCAAGGGCACGCTGAACGTCGTGCAGGCCGCGCGCGATCTGGGCGTTGCGCGCGTGGTGCATACCTCCACCAGCGAGGTCTACGGCACGGCGCGCTATGTGCCCATCGACGAGGAGCACCCCCTGCAGGGCCAGAGCCCCTACTCGGCGTCCAAGATCGGCGCCGACCAGATCGCCCTGTCCTTCCACCGCTCCTTCGACACGCCGGTGACGGTGGCCCGGCCCTTCAACACCTACGGCCCGCGCCAGAGCGCGCGCGCGGTGATCCCCACGGTCATCACCCAGATCCGCGCGGGCGCGCGCACCCTCAAGCTGGGCTCGCTGCACCCCACGCGCGACTTCAACTACGTCGCGGACACCGTGGGCGGCTTCCTGGCCCTGGCCGGGGCCGACGCCGCCGTGGGCCAGGTGGTCAACGTGGGCAGCGCCTTCGAGGTCTCCATCGGCGACACCGTGCGGCTCATCGCCGAGGTCATGGGCGCGCAGGTGGAGGTCAGCACCGACGACCAGCGCGTGCGCCCGGAAAAGAGCGAGGTCGAGCGCCTGTTCGCCAGCAACGACAAGGTGCGCGCCCTCACGGGCTGGAGCCCGGAGTTCGCCGGGCTGGACGGCTTCCGGCGTGGCCTGGAGCGCACCGCCCGCTGGTTCGCCGACCCGGAGAACCTCCGGCTGTACAAGGCCGACATCTACAACATCTAG
- the neuC gene encoding UDP-N-acetylglucosamine 2-epimerase gives MSRAGRRTICVVTGSRADYGYLRPLMRLAAADPGCLLQVVVTGMHLWPAFGDTWREIEADGFGIDQRVALPFTGTGALDVAGCVGAAVPLLAAAFQRLEPDFVVLLGDRYETFAAALGALFARVPVAHLAGGDVTEGAFDEALRHGITKMAHLHFTTNERSSRRVVQLGEDPARVFTVGATSLDDLLREPPMPRAELERELGFTFLARNVLVTYHPVTLDPTPPATQCAELLGALDDLGAGKELGVVCTAPNADTGGLDILALLERWAAGRPGILVRKSLGMRRYFGALAAVDAVVGNSSSGIYEAPSFKVPTVDIGARQRGRMRAASVLHCAPGRAAIADAVGRALALDCSQVVNPYGDGQASGRILAALKAEPDPQALLMKRFFDLPGEGGHV, from the coding sequence ATGTCTAGGGCCGGACGCCGCACCATCTGCGTGGTCACGGGCTCGCGGGCCGATTACGGCTACCTGCGCCCGCTCATGCGCCTGGCAGCCGCCGACCCCGGCTGCCTGCTGCAGGTGGTGGTCACGGGGATGCACCTGTGGCCCGCGTTCGGTGACACCTGGCGCGAGATCGAGGCCGACGGGTTCGGCATCGACCAGCGGGTGGCGCTGCCCTTCACGGGCACCGGAGCCCTGGACGTGGCAGGCTGCGTGGGCGCCGCCGTGCCGCTCTTGGCCGCCGCGTTCCAGCGGCTGGAGCCGGATTTCGTGGTCCTGCTGGGCGACCGCTACGAGACCTTCGCCGCCGCCCTGGGCGCGCTGTTCGCGCGCGTGCCCGTGGCGCATCTGGCCGGGGGTGACGTGACCGAGGGCGCCTTCGACGAGGCCCTGCGCCACGGCATCACCAAGATGGCCCACCTGCATTTCACCACCAACGAGCGGTCCTCGCGCCGTGTGGTCCAGCTCGGCGAAGACCCGGCGCGGGTCTTCACCGTGGGCGCCACCAGCCTGGACGACCTGTTGCGGGAGCCGCCCATGCCCCGCGCGGAGCTGGAGCGCGAACTGGGCTTCACCTTCCTTGCCCGCAACGTGCTGGTGACCTATCATCCGGTAACCCTGGACCCGACGCCCCCGGCCACGCAGTGCGCCGAGCTGCTGGGCGCCCTGGACGACCTGGGGGCGGGCAAGGAGCTGGGGGTGGTGTGTACGGCGCCCAACGCCGACACCGGCGGGCTGGACATCCTGGCCCTGCTGGAGCGGTGGGCCGCCGGGCGCCCGGGCATCCTGGTGCGCAAGTCGCTGGGGATGCGCCGCTACTTCGGCGCGCTGGCGGCGGTGGACGCCGTGGTGGGCAATTCGTCCAGCGGCATCTACGAGGCGCCGTCGTTCAAGGTGCCCACGGTGGACATCGGCGCCCGTCAGCGCGGGCGGATGCGGGCGGCCTCGGTGCTGCACTGCGCCCCCGGGCGGGCGGCCATCGCGGACGCCGTGGGCCGGGCCCTGGCCCTGGACTGCTCGCAGGTGGTCAACCCCTACGGCGACGGCCAGGCCAGCGGGCGCATCCTGGCGGCCCTCAAGGCCGAGCCGGACCCGCAGGCCCTGCTCATGAAACGTTTCTTCGACCTGCCCGGGGAGGGCGGCCATGTCTGA